Proteins encoded by one window of Microbacterium testaceum:
- the dcd gene encoding dCTP deaminase encodes MLLSDRDIRAELDAKRLGLEPFDPAMIQPSSVDVRLDRYFRLFDNHKYPFIDPAEDQPELTRLIEVEPDEPFILHPGEFALGSTFERVSLPDDVAARLEGKSSLGRLGLLTHSTAGFIDPGFSGHVTLELSNVATLPIKLWPGMKIGQVCYFRLTSPAENPYGSGPYGNRYQGQRGPTASRSALNFHRTDVGSTDAGSAGR; translated from the coding sequence GTGCTGCTCTCCGATCGCGACATCCGGGCCGAACTCGACGCGAAGCGCCTCGGCCTCGAGCCCTTCGACCCGGCCATGATCCAGCCCTCGAGCGTCGACGTGCGTCTGGACCGGTACTTCCGGTTGTTCGACAACCACAAGTACCCCTTCATCGACCCGGCCGAGGATCAGCCCGAGCTCACCCGCCTCATCGAAGTGGAGCCCGACGAGCCGTTCATCCTTCACCCGGGGGAGTTCGCGCTCGGATCGACGTTCGAGCGCGTGAGCCTGCCCGACGACGTCGCCGCACGGCTCGAGGGCAAGTCGTCGCTCGGGCGCCTGGGGCTGCTCACGCACTCCACCGCGGGCTTCATCGACCCGGGCTTCTCGGGCCACGTCACCCTGGAGCTGTCGAACGTCGCGACGCTGCCGATCAAGCTGTGGCCCGGCATGAAGATCGGGCAGGTCTGCTACTTCCGGCTCACCTCGCCGGCCGAGAACCCCTACGGCTCCGGCCCCTACGGCAACCGCTACCAGGGGCAGCGCGGACCGACGGCCTCGCGGTCGGCGCTGAACTTCCACCGCACCGACGTCGGTTCGACCGACGCGGGGTCCGCGGGACGCTGA
- a CDS encoding Pr6Pr family membrane protein, whose amino-acid sequence MTSHPAGSRRRARSVARIAAAVGVLGVVLFAYGLRIAADDPGFFDFFGYFTNQTSSLTALVLIGVGARGAADRPVPVGLALAWAIGAACLIVVAVVYNGLVPGTGSAPPWVSTVLHLVFPLLVVVDIATAPDRPRLAWRHLWWVLPYPVVWVTVVLVRGATDGWVPYGFLLPERGLASLVLHVVGILALLLLAATAVWALGRRPRRAPSS is encoded by the coding sequence GTGACCTCCCACCCCGCAGGCTCTCGTCGACGCGCCCGCTCTGTCGCCCGCATCGCCGCCGCCGTGGGCGTGCTCGGGGTCGTGCTGTTCGCCTACGGGCTACGCATCGCCGCGGACGACCCCGGCTTCTTCGACTTCTTCGGGTACTTCACCAATCAGACGAGCAGCCTGACGGCGCTCGTGCTGATCGGCGTGGGTGCCCGGGGCGCGGCGGATCGACCCGTGCCCGTCGGGCTCGCTCTCGCGTGGGCGATCGGGGCGGCCTGCCTCATCGTGGTCGCCGTCGTCTACAACGGTCTCGTCCCGGGGACGGGATCGGCCCCACCGTGGGTGAGCACGGTGCTGCACCTCGTCTTCCCGCTGCTCGTCGTCGTCGACATCGCCACGGCTCCCGATCGTCCCCGACTCGCGTGGCGCCACCTCTGGTGGGTGCTGCCGTACCCCGTGGTGTGGGTCACGGTCGTCCTCGTGCGCGGCGCCACCGACGGATGGGTGCCCTACGGCTTCCTTCTGCCCGAGCGGGGTCTCGCCTCTCTCGTTCTGCACGTGGTCGGCATCCTGGCCCTGCTCCTGCTCGCGGCCACGGCGGTCTGGGCGCTCGGTCGTCGACCCCGACGCGCCCCGTCGTCATAG
- a CDS encoding BLUF domain-containing protein, protein MSSDLVSISYVSAAAEPFDDDRLHDLLAQSRRSNHEHDLTGMLLYRRGRFFQVLEGPQDAVDELMTKIRRDPRHTGVRVLLTEHIDDRRFTEWTMGYEPIGTPTTPAPEGFRDTFDDLEADDEDASIRAVRELTVWFRARTASDD, encoded by the coding sequence ATGAGCTCCGACCTCGTCTCCATCTCCTACGTCAGCGCGGCCGCCGAGCCGTTCGACGACGACCGGCTGCACGACCTGCTCGCGCAGAGCCGCCGCTCGAATCACGAGCACGACCTCACCGGCATGCTGCTGTACCGTCGCGGACGCTTCTTCCAGGTGCTCGAGGGGCCGCAGGATGCCGTGGACGAGCTCATGACGAAGATCCGTCGCGACCCGCGTCATACCGGTGTCCGCGTGCTGCTCACGGAGCACATCGACGACCGTCGATTCACCGAGTGGACGATGGGGTACGAGCCGATCGGCACCCCCACCACTCCCGCTCCCGAGGGGTTCCGCGACACCTTCGACGATCTCGAGGCCGACGACGAGGACGCGAGCATCCGCGCCGTGCGCGAACTCACCGTGTGGTTCCGCGCCCGGACCGCGAGCGACGACTGA
- a CDS encoding ThuA domain-containing protein, whose translation MTSRTALIVRGGWDGHHPVETTEMFLPFLRSNGFEVRIEESPRIYTDADVMSGVDLVVQAVTMSEADAESIEGLRAAVAAGTGLAGWHGGIVDSYRHDAAYLQLVGGQFAAHPRKDPGDRVDPATDAFVEHRIEITDLGRTHEITSGIDDFPLVTEQYWVLHDDLNDVLATTTHPVRGEEPWHRPIVSPAVWTREWGRGRVFVATPGHDPGVLTDPHVRTIIERGLLWTSRRASG comes from the coding sequence ATGACGTCACGGACGGCGCTGATCGTGCGCGGCGGGTGGGACGGGCACCACCCCGTCGAGACGACCGAGATGTTCCTGCCGTTCCTGCGGAGCAACGGCTTCGAGGTGCGGATCGAGGAGTCCCCCCGCATTTACACCGACGCCGATGTCATGAGCGGTGTCGACCTCGTCGTCCAGGCCGTGACGATGAGCGAGGCCGACGCCGAGAGCATCGAAGGTCTCCGCGCGGCGGTGGCCGCGGGCACGGGTCTGGCCGGGTGGCACGGCGGGATCGTCGACTCGTACCGCCACGACGCCGCGTACCTGCAGCTGGTCGGCGGGCAGTTCGCCGCGCACCCCCGGAAAGACCCGGGCGACCGCGTCGATCCGGCGACCGACGCCTTCGTCGAGCACCGTATCGAGATCACCGACCTCGGGCGAACGCATGAAATCACGAGCGGGATCGACGACTTCCCCCTCGTCACGGAGCAGTACTGGGTGCTGCACGACGACCTGAACGACGTCCTGGCCACGACCACGCACCCGGTGCGCGGTGAGGAGCCGTGGCACCGACCGATCGTCTCCCCCGCGGTCTGGACGCGCGAATGGGGGCGGGGGCGCGTCTTCGTCGCGACGCCCGGTCACGACCCCGGCGTTCTGACCGACCCGCACGTGCGGACCATCATCGAAAGGGGACTGCTGTGGACGAGCCGACGCGCATCGGGCTGA
- a CDS encoding ester cyclase, translated as MEVWETREWFADYLEALNRHDLEAVRGLLHPAVRRAHLPAGAEAWIADLAELWHGFPDWQWKRIQLIVEDDRLAVHLRGGGSHTGSFGHVSPTRRRVNIASFAMYRLERGRIVEASGTDDPAQILLALG; from the coding sequence GTGGAGGTCTGGGAGACGCGCGAGTGGTTCGCCGACTATCTCGAGGCACTCAACCGCCACGACCTCGAAGCGGTTCGCGGGCTGCTGCACCCCGCCGTGCGTCGTGCGCACCTTCCCGCGGGGGCGGAGGCCTGGATCGCCGACCTCGCCGAACTGTGGCACGGCTTCCCGGATTGGCAGTGGAAACGCATCCAGCTGATCGTCGAGGACGACCGTCTGGCGGTGCACCTGCGGGGCGGGGGATCGCACACGGGCTCGTTCGGCCACGTGAGCCCGACTCGGCGGCGGGTGAACATCGCGTCTTTCGCGATGTACCGTCTCGAGCGCGGCCGGATCGTCGAGGCGAGCGGCACCGACGATCCCGCGCAGATCCTTCTCGCTCTCGGCTGA
- a CDS encoding cytochrome P450: MASPLALLRDDSLSLLIRGYGFGSHLWRRADRGARAVPFRLLGREALFVRGEEGVELFYDESRIRRHGAMPAFIQESLFGHASVHSLDGAEHRHRKATFVDVLYDDVEVQRLLPELDGQWQRELDAWVAGGQRSAYDAAVGALGRSIMRWAGIPGTASAQTRWAKRQAQIVDGFGVPYSPEFALALINRRWSDRHAAELIDAVRAGTLRPAENTALHAWAHHPDEDGELLSAKTAGIELQNSFRPMIAVSRFVAFAAKELHDRPEWRERIAAETTERGTLVGGELAMAFAQEIRRTAPFVPMLPAWAETDIELDGQRVPAGGRVVLDILGTDTDTREWERPSDFAPERFVGVDDYEAIRAFVPHGGADVRTGHRCPGEKLAIAGLAASIAVLSDPRIRISGRGLEVNRRRMPTKPRSGGRVRRAHAPSSCPFHLGRSAR; encoded by the coding sequence ATGGCATCCCCCCTCGCCCTGCTCCGTGATGACTCGCTCTCTCTTCTGATCCGTGGATACGGCTTCGGCTCGCACCTGTGGCGTCGGGCCGACCGCGGTGCCCGCGCCGTGCCGTTCCGCCTGCTCGGGCGTGAGGCGCTGTTCGTGCGCGGCGAGGAGGGGGTGGAGCTCTTCTACGACGAGTCGCGTATCCGTCGTCACGGCGCCATGCCCGCCTTCATCCAGGAGTCGCTCTTCGGCCACGCATCGGTGCACAGCCTCGACGGCGCCGAGCACCGCCACCGCAAGGCGACCTTCGTCGACGTGCTGTACGACGACGTTGAGGTGCAGCGCCTGCTCCCCGAGCTCGACGGGCAGTGGCAGCGCGAACTCGACGCCTGGGTCGCCGGCGGCCAGCGTTCGGCGTACGACGCGGCGGTGGGCGCCCTCGGCCGGTCGATCATGCGCTGGGCCGGGATCCCCGGTACCGCGTCGGCGCAGACCCGCTGGGCGAAGCGCCAGGCGCAGATCGTCGACGGCTTCGGCGTCCCCTACTCCCCCGAGTTCGCGCTCGCGCTCATCAACCGCCGGTGGTCCGACCGTCACGCTGCCGAGCTCATCGACGCGGTACGCGCCGGCACCCTGCGCCCCGCCGAGAACACGGCCCTGCACGCGTGGGCGCACCACCCCGACGAGGACGGCGAACTCCTCTCCGCGAAGACCGCGGGGATCGAGCTGCAGAACAGCTTCCGGCCCATGATCGCCGTCTCGCGTTTCGTCGCCTTCGCCGCGAAAGAACTGCACGACCGCCCCGAGTGGCGCGAGCGCATCGCCGCCGAGACGACCGAACGCGGGACGCTCGTCGGCGGAGAGCTCGCGATGGCCTTCGCGCAGGAGATCCGCCGCACCGCCCCCTTCGTGCCGATGCTGCCCGCGTGGGCCGAGACCGACATCGAGCTCGACGGTCAGCGCGTGCCGGCGGGCGGGCGGGTCGTGCTCGACATCCTCGGCACCGACACCGACACCCGCGAGTGGGAGCGTCCCTCCGATTTCGCCCCCGAGCGCTTCGTCGGCGTCGACGACTACGAGGCGATCCGCGCGTTCGTCCCCCACGGCGGCGCCGACGTCCGCACCGGCCACCGCTGCCCCGGAGAGAAGCTCGCGATCGCCGGGCTCGCGGCATCCATCGCCGTCCTCAGCGACCCGCGCATCCGCATCAGCGGCCGCGGGCTCGAGGTGAACAGGCGACGGATGCCGACCAAGCCGCGCTCGGGTGGACGCGTGCGCCGGGCGCATGCGCCGTCGTCCTGCCCGTTCCACCTCGGTCGGTCCGCGCGCTGA
- a CDS encoding SGNH/GDSL hydrolase family protein produces MRARRLLGLVSAASFLLIVSGCAAPTAAPAPAATGPVVSFYGDSYTRGTGASANDKRWSTIVSAERGWQEINRSENGLGFVNRRASMGPGLDDIPSQVIADDPDLVFVTMGLNDNFSYDRAADRIRETIDSDLERLRAGLPDARIVVVEPFWYTADRPASVDVIAGWVEDAAARIGADHIAGASHWLDGHYADSSDSWMAADGLHPNDTGYAYMAERMDAALRALDPPL; encoded by the coding sequence ATGCGTGCGCGACGACTCCTCGGCCTGGTCTCCGCGGCATCCTTCCTCCTCATCGTCTCGGGGTGCGCGGCCCCGACCGCGGCACCGGCCCCCGCCGCGACCGGCCCGGTCGTGTCGTTCTACGGCGATTCGTACACGCGCGGCACGGGTGCGAGCGCAAACGACAAGCGCTGGTCGACGATCGTCTCGGCCGAGCGCGGGTGGCAGGAGATCAACCGCAGCGAGAACGGCCTGGGGTTCGTCAACCGCCGCGCCTCGATGGGGCCGGGCCTCGACGACATCCCCTCCCAGGTGATCGCGGACGATCCCGACCTCGTCTTCGTCACGATGGGCCTGAACGACAACTTCAGCTACGACCGCGCGGCCGACCGCATCCGCGAAACGATCGACAGCGACCTCGAGCGCTTGCGCGCGGGCCTGCCCGACGCGCGCATCGTCGTCGTCGAGCCCTTCTGGTACACCGCGGACCGCCCGGCGTCGGTCGACGTCATCGCGGGGTGGGTCGAAGACGCCGCCGCGCGGATCGGCGCCGACCACATCGCGGGGGCCAGCCACTGGCTCGATGGTCACTACGCCGATTCGTCCGACAGCTGGATGGCCGCCGACGGCCTGCATCCGAACGACACCGGCTACGCGTACATGGCGGAGCGGATGGATGCCGCGCTCCGCGCCCTCGACCCGCCGCTATGA
- a CDS encoding MarR family winged helix-turn-helix transcriptional regulator encodes MSTDPADEIAAALGRLRGRRPRPPFAGDGHRHPHGEHGGGHGGPWGRGAPPWVADPAHGRFGGPARLRMLDALIAASGSLSVSEIGEAVGVDQPRASRLVQQAAQMGLVVREPDPDDARRTRVRLTPEGEGLVSGFRGRRRDAVRSALESFTDAERVEFARLLAKFADSWPRD; translated from the coding sequence ATGTCCACCGACCCCGCCGACGAGATCGCCGCCGCCCTCGGGCGCCTGCGTGGACGACGACCGCGGCCGCCCTTCGCGGGTGACGGCCACCGCCACCCGCACGGTGAACACGGCGGCGGGCACGGGGGGCCGTGGGGGCGGGGCGCTCCGCCCTGGGTCGCCGATCCCGCGCACGGGCGCTTCGGCGGCCCCGCGCGGCTGCGCATGCTCGACGCGTTGATCGCGGCATCCGGGTCGCTGTCCGTCAGCGAGATCGGCGAAGCCGTGGGCGTCGATCAACCCCGCGCATCGCGACTCGTGCAGCAGGCGGCGCAGATGGGACTGGTCGTGCGCGAGCCCGACCCCGACGACGCCCGCCGCACGCGTGTGCGGCTCACGCCCGAGGGCGAGGGGCTCGTATCGGGATTCCGCGGACGTCGAAGGGATGCCGTGCGCTCCGCGCTCGAGTCCTTCACCGACGCCGAGCGGGTGGAGTTCGCGCGTCTGCTGGCGAAATTCGCCGACTCCTGGCCGCGCGACTGA
- a CDS encoding DUF6611 family protein, whose product MRSNTGSPSHVSGTWGSYERRLSGHGLVVEHLRVLPPNGTPEERLAWNAAVIWPTVGFFCGIAAAVLVHHAASVSWSVALGAAVWLGPWAWLVWRSRPFARRVRESWQISGAGVWMTDASPLRDHAERLDEAGRWTAATGSRAHLMLTWGDVYTALSPAPRRTPATLVEHMTAVRPAGS is encoded by the coding sequence GTGCGATCGAACACCGGCTCCCCCTCTCACGTCAGCGGCACCTGGGGCTCGTACGAACGACGGCTGAGCGGACACGGGCTCGTCGTCGAGCACCTGCGGGTGCTCCCCCCGAACGGCACCCCCGAGGAGCGGCTCGCCTGGAACGCCGCCGTCATCTGGCCCACCGTCGGCTTCTTCTGCGGGATCGCCGCAGCCGTCCTCGTGCACCACGCCGCCTCCGTCTCGTGGAGCGTGGCGCTCGGCGCGGCCGTGTGGCTCGGACCGTGGGCGTGGCTGGTGTGGCGGAGCCGACCGTTCGCGCGTCGCGTGCGCGAGTCGTGGCAGATCAGCGGCGCGGGCGTGTGGATGACCGACGCCTCACCGCTGCGCGATCACGCGGAACGGCTGGACGAGGCCGGGCGATGGACTGCCGCGACGGGGAGCCGCGCGCACCTGATGCTCACCTGGGGCGACGTCTATACGGCACTGTCGCCCGCGCCAAGGCGCACTCCCGCCACGCTCGTGGAGCACATGACCGCAGTGCGTCCGGCGGGATCCTGA
- a CDS encoding YdeI/OmpD-associated family protein: MPEAPELIVDDAARWRSWLDTHEDTSDGVWLVLAKKGTTSPTSLSYAQALDEALCSGWIDGRKQSRDAATFRQHFTPRRARSVWSKRNVDHVARLTDEGRMRPRGADEIARAHADGRWERAYEGSAAIEVPADLRAALDAVPDAARAFDALTKAERYSVLHPVVTAATPATRAARIARHVERLSAESVPPAPEQ, translated from the coding sequence GTGCCTGAAGCCCCCGAACTGATCGTCGACGACGCCGCACGATGGCGGTCGTGGCTCGACACCCACGAAGACACCAGCGACGGCGTGTGGCTGGTGCTCGCCAAGAAGGGCACGACCTCGCCCACGTCGCTCTCTTACGCCCAGGCCCTCGACGAGGCCCTCTGCAGCGGGTGGATCGACGGGCGGAAGCAGTCTCGGGATGCCGCCACCTTCCGGCAGCACTTCACCCCGCGCCGCGCCCGCTCGGTGTGGTCGAAACGCAACGTCGATCACGTGGCACGCCTCACCGACGAGGGCCGCATGCGCCCGCGCGGGGCCGACGAGATCGCCCGCGCCCACGCCGACGGCCGCTGGGAGCGCGCGTACGAGGGCTCCGCGGCGATCGAGGTGCCGGCCGATCTGCGCGCGGCGCTCGACGCCGTCCCCGACGCGGCGCGCGCTTTCGACGCCCTGACGAAGGCGGAGCGCTACTCCGTCCTGCACCCCGTGGTCACGGCGGCGACGCCGGCCACCCGTGCGGCGCGCATCGCACGCCACGTCGAACGCCTCTCCGCAGAATCGGTTCCCCCGGCCCCCGAGCAGTGA
- a CDS encoding SDR family NAD(P)-dependent oxidoreductase, which produces MLHSLVTGASRGIGRAIAVALASRGDRVAVHYGHDRAAAEETLALLRGDGHLLVGGDLSDPATAERVVGDVLSAFGRIDVLVNNAAIAPSPETSHPIATVDYATWHRTWERMVDVDLNAPANMVFLVARSLIERGLPGSIVNVGSRGAFRGEPEFPAYGAAKAGLHAMGQSVAVALAPHGIAVTSVAPGFVGTDRQQQKLTGAEGDGIRDQSPFGRVATPEEVADAVVYLSAPGSQWASGTILDLNGASHLRT; this is translated from the coding sequence ATGTTGCACTCCCTCGTCACCGGTGCCTCGCGCGGGATCGGTCGGGCCATCGCCGTCGCCCTCGCTTCACGCGGCGACCGCGTCGCCGTCCACTACGGCCACGACCGCGCCGCCGCCGAAGAGACACTCGCCCTGCTCCGCGGAGACGGGCATCTGCTCGTCGGCGGCGACCTGTCCGACCCGGCGACGGCGGAGCGCGTGGTCGGCGATGTCCTCTCGGCCTTCGGACGCATCGACGTTCTGGTCAACAACGCCGCGATCGCCCCGAGCCCCGAGACCTCGCACCCGATCGCTACCGTCGACTACGCCACCTGGCATCGCACGTGGGAGCGGATGGTCGACGTCGACCTGAACGCCCCCGCGAACATGGTCTTCCTCGTCGCGCGATCCTTGATCGAGCGGGGGTTGCCGGGGTCGATCGTGAACGTCGGCTCGCGCGGCGCCTTTCGCGGCGAGCCGGAGTTCCCCGCCTACGGTGCGGCGAAGGCGGGCCTGCACGCGATGGGTCAATCCGTCGCCGTCGCTCTCGCGCCCCACGGCATCGCGGTCACGAGCGTCGCCCCCGGCTTCGTCGGTACCGACCGGCAGCAGCAGAAGCTGACCGGGGCGGAGGGTGACGGCATCCGAGATCAAAGTCCCTTCGGTCGCGTGGCCACGCCCGAAGAGGTGGCGGATGCCGTGGTGTACCTCAGCGCGCCCGGCTCGCAGTGGGCATCGGGAACGATCCTCGATCTGAACGGCGCCTCGCACCTGCGCACGTGA
- a CDS encoding Gfo/Idh/MocA family protein translates to MDEPTRIGLIGLGVISDQYLRTLRDHPAVRIVAVADLRADRAAEVAEALPSARALGVDELLAADDVDVVVNLTIPAAHAEIARAAIAAGKGVFGEKPLATTLADAERVMADATAARVAVGSAPDTVLGTGVQTARAAIESGLIGRPTAATATWVSPGHEHWHPNPDFYYREGGGPHFDMGPYYLTSLVHLLGPVVSVSGEVSRGRTEREIGSGPRAGERIPVEVDTHVTGTLRHANGALSSVTFSFDAGGTTAAPIEVHGEAGSLAVPDPNDFDGEVRHHAVGSDGWVALPVSAGYVGAGRGVGLVDMVRGHGRASGEIALHVTEIVTALPLSAREGRRIDLRTTPAIPPLVPLTPPEQWR, encoded by the coding sequence GTGGACGAGCCGACGCGCATCGGGCTGATCGGCCTCGGGGTCATCAGCGACCAATACCTCCGCACCCTGAGGGACCATCCCGCCGTCCGGATCGTCGCCGTTGCCGACCTGCGCGCCGATCGCGCGGCCGAGGTCGCCGAGGCCCTCCCCTCGGCCCGCGCGCTCGGCGTCGACGAGCTGCTCGCCGCGGACGACGTCGACGTGGTCGTCAACCTCACCATCCCCGCCGCGCACGCCGAGATCGCTCGCGCCGCGATCGCCGCGGGCAAAGGCGTGTTCGGCGAGAAGCCGCTCGCCACGACGCTCGCCGACGCGGAGCGCGTGATGGCGGATGCCACGGCCGCCCGCGTCGCCGTCGGGAGCGCCCCCGACACGGTGCTCGGCACGGGGGTCCAGACGGCCCGGGCGGCCATCGAGAGCGGCCTCATCGGTCGGCCGACGGCGGCCACCGCGACCTGGGTCTCGCCGGGCCACGAGCATTGGCATCCGAATCCCGACTTCTACTACCGCGAGGGCGGAGGGCCCCACTTCGACATGGGGCCGTACTACCTGACCTCTCTTGTGCACCTGCTCGGCCCGGTCGTGTCGGTCAGCGGAGAAGTCTCGCGTGGGCGGACCGAACGCGAGATCGGGTCGGGGCCGCGGGCGGGCGAGCGCATTCCCGTCGAGGTCGACACCCACGTCACCGGCACCCTCCGGCACGCGAATGGCGCCCTATCGAGCGTGACGTTCAGCTTCGACGCGGGCGGGACCACGGCCGCGCCGATCGAGGTACACGGCGAAGCCGGGTCGCTGGCCGTCCCCGACCCGAACGACTTCGACGGCGAGGTGCGTCATCACGCCGTCGGCTCGGACGGGTGGGTCGCCCTGCCGGTGAGCGCGGGGTACGTGGGGGCGGGGCGAGGGGTCGGCCTCGTCGACATGGTGCGGGGCCACGGGCGGGCGAGCGGCGAGATCGCCCTGCACGTCACCGAGATCGTGACGGCGCTCCCCCTGTCGGCACGCGAGGGCCGACGGATCGACCTGCGCACGACGCCCGCCATTCCACCGCTCGTGCCGTTGACGCCGCCGGAGCAGTGGCGCTGA